The Coprothermobacter sp. genome has a segment encoding these proteins:
- the murA gene encoding UDP-N-acetylglucosamine 1-carboxyvinyltransferase, with product MTTEQSFLIEGGNSLHGSVRCSGAKNSILPLVAAAIAVRDVVSFQNVPDISDLQSLLTLIQAMGVKLVSFIDGELVLDTRGPIETRVENTNGYNLRGTQTLVGALLGREHRAMLPSLGGCSIGARPIDLHIKGLRAMGTQFEWKDGYLIGQAPALKACDVYLDFPSVGATENLLLAAALAEGTTRVFNAAQEPEVYDLISFLNKAGARIVPVFPFGFRVEGVAELHGASHRIIGDRIEASTLMMATAITQGEATISGIDARHIWSIIAKLRETGAVVEVEGDDAVVVKGVPEYRSTDIRTLTFPGYPTDAQPQMTAYLTLAHGNSVVVESIFENRFGAILELERMGARIKVSEETAIIEGVEALNSATVQAKDLRGGAALVLAGLAAHGTTTVRSIYHIDRGYEALDGKLFQLGAHVTRVTQPEA from the coding sequence ATGACCACGGAACAGAGCTTTCTCATCGAGGGGGGGAACTCGCTCCACGGTTCGGTCCGCTGCAGCGGCGCCAAGAACTCGATCCTGCCGCTGGTGGCGGCTGCGATTGCTGTCCGCGACGTTGTCAGCTTCCAGAATGTCCCGGACATCAGTGACCTCCAGTCTCTCCTCACTCTTATCCAGGCGATGGGCGTCAAACTGGTTTCCTTCATTGATGGAGAGCTGGTGCTCGACACTCGTGGTCCCATTGAGACGCGCGTCGAGAACACCAATGGCTACAATTTGCGTGGGACGCAAACACTGGTAGGAGCACTGCTTGGACGTGAGCACAGGGCAATGCTCCCATCGCTGGGCGGCTGCAGTATTGGTGCCCGACCCATTGACCTTCACATCAAGGGGCTGCGAGCCATGGGCACACAGTTCGAATGGAAAGACGGCTACCTTATCGGTCAGGCCCCAGCTCTCAAGGCGTGCGACGTCTACCTTGACTTTCCGAGCGTGGGTGCGACTGAGAACCTCCTGTTGGCAGCTGCTCTTGCCGAAGGTACGACACGTGTCTTCAATGCAGCCCAGGAGCCGGAGGTGTATGACCTCATCTCCTTCCTCAACAAGGCGGGTGCCCGCATTGTGCCCGTGTTCCCATTCGGATTTCGTGTCGAAGGCGTCGCTGAGCTGCACGGTGCGTCGCACCGCATCATCGGCGACCGTATCGAAGCTTCGACACTGATGATGGCCACGGCCATTACACAGGGCGAGGCGACCATCTCGGGCATCGACGCCCGTCATATCTGGTCGATCATCGCCAAGCTGCGAGAGACGGGAGCGGTCGTCGAGGTCGAGGGAGATGATGCCGTTGTTGTCAAGGGTGTTCCAGAATATCGGTCGACGGATATCCGTACCCTGACGTTCCCGGGGTATCCGACGGATGCTCAGCCTCAGATGACCGCATATCTGACCTTGGCGCATGGCAATTCGGTCGTTGTGGAGAGTATCTTCGAAAACAGGTTCGGTGCCATCCTCGAGCTCGAGCGCATGGGTGCCCGCATCAAGGTATCGGAAGAGACGGCCATTATCGAGGGTGTTGAGGCACTGAACTCGGCGACGGTCCAGGCAAAGGATCTGCGGGGCGGTGCCGCTCTGGTGCTCGCCGGCCTTGCAGCGCATGGCACAACCACCGTACGATCCATCTATCATATCGACCGGGGATACGAAGCGCTCGACGGCAAGCTGTTTCAACTGGGCGCACACGTGACTCGTGTCACCCAACCGGAGGCATAG
- a CDS encoding UDP-N-acetylglucosamine 2-epimerase (non-hydrolyzing): protein MRRKVLSIFGTRPEAIKMAPIVKALEADPRFDSHVLLSGQHMQMLDDVVQMFEIEVWRDLNVMKQRQTLPYLTAALVTQISDALAELQPDMVLVHGDTTTTFMGALAATYVKIPVGHVEAGLRSHQKFSPFPEEVNRMLTDQISDLCFAPTDEARKNLLQSGIDTSRIDVVGNSIVDAVHMALPHLRAPDIMSRVRPDSPIVIMTAHRRENWDTGIAIFSDALVKLSSLHPELTFVFPVHLNPVVRETVFGIASDLPNVMLTDPLPYFDFLYMLEHCAAVLSDSGGIQEESVTLHKPMLLLREVTERPEAVASGWVKLVGQDEDLIVSSFEQLAANSFAILAADGVNPYGDGTTAAQILTCIDDYLNATH from the coding sequence ATGCGTCGGAAAGTTCTGTCCATCTTCGGTACGCGTCCTGAGGCGATCAAGATGGCGCCCATCGTCAAGGCGCTGGAGGCCGATCCGCGGTTCGACAGTCATGTGCTTCTGTCCGGCCAGCACATGCAGATGCTGGACGACGTCGTGCAAATGTTCGAGATAGAGGTGTGGCGAGACCTGAACGTCATGAAGCAGCGCCAAACACTTCCGTACCTGACAGCGGCGCTCGTGACACAGATTTCCGATGCACTGGCTGAGCTGCAGCCGGACATGGTCCTGGTTCACGGAGACACCACCACGACGTTCATGGGAGCTCTCGCGGCGACCTACGTCAAGATCCCGGTGGGTCATGTCGAGGCAGGACTCAGGTCCCATCAGAAGTTCAGCCCTTTCCCCGAAGAAGTGAACCGCATGCTTACAGATCAGATTTCCGACCTCTGCTTCGCGCCCACTGACGAGGCCAGAAAGAATCTTCTACAATCAGGTATCGACACGAGCAGGATCGACGTCGTTGGGAACTCAATCGTGGACGCCGTGCACATGGCCTTGCCTCACCTGCGTGCTCCGGACATCATGTCGAGAGTTCGGCCCGACAGCCCCATCGTCATCATGACAGCCCACCGTCGCGAAAACTGGGACACCGGCATCGCGATCTTCTCGGACGCTCTCGTGAAGCTCTCCAGTTTGCATCCGGAATTGACGTTCGTCTTTCCGGTGCATCTCAACCCGGTGGTGCGTGAAACGGTGTTCGGGATTGCGTCAGACCTGCCGAACGTCATGCTCACCGACCCTCTTCCCTACTTCGATTTCCTGTATATGCTTGAACACTGTGCCGCTGTTCTCAGCGACTCGGGTGGAATTCAGGAAGAGTCGGTGACGCTGCACAAGCCGATGCTCCTGCTCCGGGAGGTCACCGAGCGTCCCGAGGCCGTGGCAAGCGGCTGGGTCAAGCTGGTCGGCCAGGACGAGGACCTGATCGTCTCGTCGTTCGAGCAGCTCGCGGCAAATAGTTTTGCGATTCTGGCCGCGGATGGGGTCAACCCGTATGGTGATGGCACAACTGCAGCGCAGATACTCACTTGCATCGACGATTATCTCAATGCAACTCACTGA
- a CDS encoding undecaprenyl-phosphate alpha-N-acetylglucosaminyl 1-phosphate transferase — MHLVITQAQLWSFLVALALSLVLTPVFMKLGLRLGITDKPTASTEANIDGGRRRVNRKVTPRTGGIAIVIAFIVSVFFFDSLTMQLKGILVGGGIVFIGMLLDDMFDIPALLKLLIQSVAAIVVIAFGVRVTAFTNFLHGGFFELGVGGIILTYFWIVGITNALNLIDGLDGLAGGVAALILLAMYFFAALKGMATMGAVLVALLGAVLGFLVFNYNPAKVFLGDAGSEFLGFMIASLSVYGALKLPTTVMLIVSVFALGIPIAETLSSIFRRAAKHRSPMEGDNGHFHYLLLFRGWSQRRITTLYYLVTFVLCSIGLAIALLGVR, encoded by the coding sequence ATGCATCTTGTGATTACGCAGGCACAGCTCTGGTCGTTTCTCGTGGCTCTGGCGCTGAGTCTTGTGTTGACCCCGGTCTTCATGAAACTTGGGCTGCGCCTTGGCATCACCGACAAGCCGACTGCAAGTACTGAGGCGAACATCGACGGGGGGCGGCGCAGAGTGAATCGGAAGGTGACCCCCCGCACTGGTGGCATCGCCATCGTGATCGCGTTCATCGTGTCTGTGTTCTTCTTCGATTCACTCACAATGCAGTTGAAGGGGATCCTTGTCGGTGGAGGTATCGTGTTTATCGGCATGCTCCTGGACGACATGTTCGACATCCCCGCGTTGCTGAAGCTGCTGATACAATCAGTGGCTGCAATCGTCGTCATCGCGTTTGGGGTTCGTGTGACCGCGTTCACCAACTTCCTGCATGGAGGATTCTTCGAGCTTGGCGTCGGCGGCATCATCCTTACCTATTTCTGGATCGTGGGAATCACGAATGCGCTGAACCTCATCGATGGGCTGGACGGCCTTGCGGGCGGCGTCGCTGCGCTGATTCTCCTCGCAATGTATTTCTTCGCCGCACTCAAGGGCATGGCGACCATGGGGGCCGTCCTGGTGGCGCTGCTTGGTGCTGTCCTGGGATTCCTTGTCTTCAACTACAATCCGGCAAAAGTGTTTCTTGGAGATGCCGGGTCCGAGTTTCTTGGGTTCATGATCGCGAGCCTGTCCGTCTACGGCGCCCTCAAGCTGCCGACAACGGTTATGCTCATCGTGTCGGTATTCGCGCTTGGCATTCCCATCGCGGAAACACTCTCGAGCATTTTCCGTCGGGCAGCCAAGCACCGGTCTCCCATGGAGGGAGACAATGGGCATTTCCACTATCTGCTGCTATTCCGGGGATGGAGCCAGCGGCGTATTACGACGCTGTACTACCTGGTGACGTTCGTGCTATGCTCGATCGGGCTGGCCATCGCCCTTCTGGGAGTCCGCTGA
- a CDS encoding uracil phosphoribosyltransferase, with protein MDYPNVQVLNHPLIRHKLTLLRNRNTTHKDFRQLAEELAGLMTYEVCRNMRTKACPIETPLESYDGQELENEVTIVPVLRAGLVMAQGMLDMIPHAKVGHIGLYRDENTLQPIQYYCKLPESTPESDVFVVDPMLATGGSASKAISLVKERHPRSICFCCLIAAPEGIEVLQREHPDVKIVTLEIDRRLNENGYILPGLGDAGDRIYGTK; from the coding sequence ATGGACTACCCCAACGTTCAGGTGCTGAATCATCCGCTGATACGACACAAGCTGACCCTTCTTCGCAACAGGAACACGACGCACAAGGACTTCCGCCAGCTGGCAGAGGAACTTGCCGGGCTCATGACGTACGAGGTATGCAGGAATATGCGGACCAAGGCGTGCCCCATAGAGACCCCGTTGGAGTCCTACGATGGGCAGGAACTGGAGAACGAAGTCACCATCGTGCCCGTGCTTCGGGCCGGACTCGTCATGGCTCAGGGGATGCTCGACATGATCCCTCACGCCAAGGTGGGGCACATCGGTCTGTACAGAGACGAGAACACTCTGCAACCGATTCAGTACTACTGCAAGCTTCCCGAGAGCACTCCTGAGTCAGACGTATTTGTCGTGGACCCGATGCTTGCAACTGGAGGCAGCGCCTCCAAGGCCATTTCACTGGTCAAGGAGCGGCATCCTCGCAGCATCTGTTTCTGTTGTCTCATTGCAGCGCCGGAGGGCATCGAGGTGCTGCAGCGCGAGCATCCCGACGTGAAGATCGTCACTCTGGAAATTGACCGTCGTTTGAACGAGAATGGATATATTCTTCCCGGTCTTGGGGATGCCGGGGACAGGATATACGGGACAAAATAG
- a CDS encoding serine hydroxymethyltransferase (catalyzes the reaction of glycine with 5,10-methylenetetrahydrofolate to form L-serine and tetrahydrofolate): MTDLTRVDPEIADALNKELHRQQNNIELIASENFVSEEVLAAQGSVLTNKYAEGYPGRRYYGGCEYVDVVETLAIERAMALFGAEGANVQPHSGTQANLEVYFSVLQPGDTILSMSLADGGHLSHGSPVSLVGKLFRIVSYGVRRDTETIDYDQVAELARAERPKLIIAGASAYPRTIDFPRFREIADSVGALLMVDMAHIAGLVAAGVHPSPVPYADFVTTTTHKTLRGPRGGIILYKEKYAKQLNSAVFPGSQGGPLEHVIAAKAVALREATSPEFVTYQKQVLANAKALAQALMERGYRIVSGGTDTHLMLVDLTSKGITGKEAQALVETVGITVNKNAIPFDPLPPNKASGIRLGTPATTSRGMREPEMVEIAALIDETIVARDDEGMLAQIRARVTALTDRFPLYAGKMY; the protein is encoded by the coding sequence ATGACAGACTTAACGAGGGTTGACCCAGAGATAGCTGACGCACTGAACAAGGAACTGCACCGCCAGCAGAACAATATTGAGCTCATTGCCTCTGAGAACTTCGTGTCCGAAGAGGTCTTGGCAGCGCAGGGTTCAGTCCTGACAAACAAGTACGCCGAGGGCTACCCGGGCAGGCGCTACTATGGCGGTTGTGAGTATGTGGATGTCGTCGAGACGCTGGCTATCGAGCGTGCCATGGCGCTCTTCGGTGCGGAGGGGGCAAACGTACAGCCCCACTCGGGAACGCAGGCCAACCTCGAGGTCTACTTCTCCGTTCTACAGCCAGGAGACACGATCCTGAGCATGTCCCTTGCCGATGGCGGGCACCTGAGTCATGGAAGCCCCGTGTCGCTTGTGGGAAAGCTGTTTCGCATCGTCTCCTACGGCGTTCGAAGAGACACTGAGACAATCGACTATGACCAAGTAGCCGAACTAGCTCGAGCAGAGCGCCCCAAGCTGATTATCGCAGGCGCCAGTGCATACCCGCGCACTATCGACTTCCCCCGCTTTCGTGAGATCGCCGATTCGGTCGGTGCATTGCTCATGGTAGACATGGCTCACATCGCTGGGCTCGTCGCCGCGGGCGTCCATCCTTCACCGGTGCCATACGCGGATTTTGTCACGACCACGACGCACAAGACACTTCGCGGGCCTCGGGGAGGCATCATTCTCTACAAGGAGAAGTACGCCAAGCAGCTCAACAGTGCTGTGTTCCCTGGCAGTCAGGGAGGCCCTCTTGAGCATGTCATCGCGGCGAAGGCGGTCGCTCTCAGAGAAGCCACATCTCCCGAGTTTGTCACCTATCAGAAGCAGGTCCTCGCCAACGCAAAAGCCTTGGCGCAGGCGCTGATGGAGCGTGGTTACCGCATCGTTTCCGGCGGCACCGACACTCACCTGATGCTGGTCGATCTGACCTCCAAGGGCATTACGGGCAAGGAAGCTCAGGCGCTTGTCGAGACCGTAGGGATCACTGTCAACAAGAATGCCATTCCCTTCGATCCCTTGCCGCCCAACAAGGCAAGTGGCATACGGCTTGGGACTCCGGCCACGACCAGTCGTGGCATGCGTGAGCCGGAGATGGTTGAAATCGCTGCTCTGATCGACGAGACGATTGTCGCACGCGACGACGAGGGGATGCTGGCTCAGATTCGAGCTCGTGTGACAGCGCTTACGGACCGTTTTCCACTATACGCAGGCAAAATGTACTAG
- a CDS encoding tRNA (adenosine(37)-N6)-dimethylallyltransferase MiaA translates to MAGMSGSHVLSRYQELAPSSAWPSTMARGKGCMALEYSSLPLIVGIVGATGTGKTVLSLGIARRFGGSIISADSMQVYQGMDVGTAKLSLSERLGVPHALIDVVPPNHHFSVAEYQVLAFEAVNEAIRSGRLPILVGGTGLYVRAVLDGYEFLPEKPDTMLRSQLRKLSEGELRERLRVIDPLAECEIAANDSRRLERALEMSTQSGDLPSVLKRRQHPVPWRVLRIGLHAERAELYRRLDRRVDAMISAGMEEEVRRLLADGLNPDDTAMQGIGYKELSAWMRGEIGRNEAIELWKRRTRNYAKRQETWFKREKDVRWIDVSDQSSNVILAQAAALVESAAGGQSR, encoded by the coding sequence ATGGCAGGAATGTCTGGTTCTCATGTTCTGAGCCGGTACCAGGAATTGGCACCTTCGTCAGCGTGGCCGTCGACCATGGCTCGAGGAAAGGGTTGTATGGCACTCGAGTATTCTAGTCTTCCATTGATCGTAGGCATCGTCGGGGCCACCGGAACGGGCAAGACCGTGCTTTCCCTGGGAATAGCCCGTCGTTTCGGAGGATCGATCATCTCTGCCGACTCGATGCAGGTCTACCAGGGGATGGACGTCGGGACGGCAAAACTCAGCCTATCAGAACGCCTGGGTGTTCCGCATGCACTCATCGACGTCGTTCCTCCCAATCACCACTTTTCCGTCGCGGAATACCAGGTCCTGGCATTCGAGGCTGTGAATGAGGCGATTCGCTCAGGGCGACTGCCGATCCTCGTGGGAGGGACTGGTCTGTACGTGAGGGCCGTCCTCGACGGCTACGAATTCCTGCCGGAGAAGCCCGACACGATGCTGCGGAGCCAGCTGCGAAAGCTGTCTGAGGGCGAGCTCCGCGAGCGTCTGAGAGTTATCGACCCTCTCGCGGAATGCGAGATTGCTGCCAACGATTCCAGGCGGCTGGAACGGGCTTTGGAAATGAGCACTCAGTCAGGAGATCTGCCGAGCGTCCTGAAGCGAAGACAGCACCCGGTCCCTTGGCGAGTACTCCGGATTGGCCTGCATGCAGAGCGAGCCGAACTCTACAGACGGCTTGACCGGCGCGTTGATGCCATGATCTCCGCAGGAATGGAAGAGGAAGTGCGGCGTCTGCTGGCCGATGGCTTGAACCCTGATGACACCGCGATGCAGGGCATAGGCTACAAGGAGCTGAGCGCCTGGATGCGCGGGGAAATCGGGCGCAACGAGGCGATTGAGCTCTGGAAGAGGCGTACGCGCAATTACGCCAAACGGCAGGAGACGTGGTTCAAGAGAGAGAAGGACGTTCGGTGGATCGACGTGTCCGATCAATCATCGAATGTGATTCTGGCGCAGGCGGCTGCCCTCGTCGAATCAGCCGCAGGGGGACAAAGCAGATGA
- a CDS encoding metallophosphoesterase, with the protein MALCGQRFCCPRRGQGLLVRLLFIGDVFGRPGRTIVRRLLPQLKAELRPTVVVANAENATHGTGMTRSAFEELSAAGVDIFTGGNHTLGKPEILDLMQEHPSVLCPGNVSPAIRRHGSIIWQTPEGPLAVVNVMGQYCMNGVDNPFRYMEEVLRDPEIAAVRMKVVDVHAEATAEKAAMLRLLDGRMSAVLGTHTHVPTADARVTAAGTAFITDVGMTGVRSSIIGLDPEVMMRRFETGIMYAPRVAEGDATLMAVVVDIDASTGSSTSITLLQRDT; encoded by the coding sequence CTGGCCCTCTGTGGCCAGCGCTTTTGCTGTCCACGTCGTGGGCAAGGGCTGCTCGTGAGACTGCTGTTCATCGGTGATGTCTTCGGCCGCCCGGGGCGTACGATCGTGCGGCGACTGCTTCCACAGCTCAAGGCAGAGTTGCGGCCCACGGTCGTCGTGGCCAACGCAGAGAACGCGACCCACGGGACCGGCATGACCCGGTCTGCGTTTGAAGAACTCAGCGCTGCGGGTGTCGACATCTTTACAGGGGGCAATCACACGCTCGGCAAGCCGGAAATCCTTGACCTGATGCAGGAACACCCGAGTGTATTGTGTCCCGGCAATGTCAGTCCTGCCATCAGGCGTCACGGATCCATCATCTGGCAGACGCCGGAGGGTCCCCTGGCTGTCGTCAACGTCATGGGTCAGTATTGCATGAACGGTGTCGATAACCCGTTCCGGTACATGGAAGAGGTCTTGCGCGACCCGGAGATTGCGGCCGTCCGTATGAAAGTCGTCGATGTTCATGCGGAGGCTACGGCAGAGAAGGCAGCGATGCTTCGCCTGCTGGACGGCCGCATGTCGGCGGTCTTGGGAACACATACGCACGTTCCCACGGCGGATGCGCGCGTCACAGCCGCAGGCACCGCATTCATCACCGATGTCGGCATGACGGGCGTACGCTCTTCGATCATCGGGCTGGACCCAGAAGTCATGATGCGTCGCTTCGAGACGGGCATCATGTACGCGCCACGCGTTGCGGAGGGCGATGCGACGTTGATGGCGGTCGTGGTTGACATCGATGCGTCAACCGGGAGCAGTACGTCGATAACACTCTTGCAGAGGGATACCTGA
- a CDS encoding 50S ribosomal protein L25: MQRVAIEAVARESGKHGKLSVLRRQGFIPAVVYGHGMAPMSVAVPVRAFERIRRTTGASAIVELQFEGGKAMTTVVHEYQINSIRDTYTHVDFLSISLDETLTSRIPIRPIGTAIGLKEGGVLEHSLYELEVEALPLDIPDYLEVDVSDLGLKHSIHVADLKLGDKVKVLTNATATVFSVVAPAIEEAPPAPEEGVAVEGAVPAAGTAPAPGAAPAAAPAEGAAKTASKK, from the coding sequence ATGCAAAGAGTAGCGATAGAAGCCGTTGCCCGTGAAAGCGGGAAGCATGGCAAGCTAAGCGTCCTGCGCAGGCAGGGCTTCATCCCAGCAGTGGTTTACGGTCACGGAATGGCGCCCATGTCCGTTGCAGTTCCTGTGCGAGCATTCGAACGCATCCGTCGTACGACTGGGGCGTCTGCCATCGTCGAGCTTCAGTTTGAGGGTGGCAAGGCTATGACCACCGTTGTGCATGAGTACCAGATAAACTCGATCCGGGACACCTATACACATGTCGACTTCCTGTCCATCTCTCTTGACGAGACGCTGACCAGCAGGATCCCGATTCGCCCCATCGGAACAGCTATTGGCCTCAAGGAAGGCGGAGTGCTCGAGCACTCACTGTACGAGCTCGAAGTCGAGGCTCTTCCGCTCGACATTCCTGACTATCTGGAGGTTGACGTTTCCGACCTCGGACTGAAGCATTCCATCCATGTGGCTGATCTGAAGCTTGGCGACAAGGTGAAGGTGCTCACAAACGCAACGGCGACGGTGTTCTCAGTCGTTGCGCCAGCTATCGAAGAGGCCCCGCCTGCTCCTGAGGAGGGTGTTGCGGTCGAAGGCGCTGTTCCTGCAGCAGGAACTGCTCCTGCACCGGGTGCTGCTCCTGCCGCTGCTCCTGCCGAGGGCGCTGCGAAGACAGCATCGAAGAAGTAG
- a CDS encoding ribose-phosphate diphosphokinase (catalyzes the formation of 5-phospho-alpha-D-ribose 1-phosphate from D-ribose 5-phosphate and ATP) — MDNEYNPIRIFSGNANKPLAEKVASYLGIPLGQAEVGRFPDGEIKLRISENVRGLNVYVIQPTNTPAENLFELLILLDALKRASAASITAIIPFFGYARQDRKVRSREPISAKLVANLVTVAGADRVVAIDLHAAQIQGFFDIPADNLTAMVQFAQYISRKELEDLVVLSPDVGGVARASTFAQTIHASQALFVKKRLSPDTVEFQSLIGDVRGKNVIIADDAIHTGNTMLNACNRALTEGAKSVIACATHAVFAGDSLGLFARSNFSEVIVTDTMFVPGREFPSMFTVLSVSELIAKAVYSIHNHSSVSALFQL; from the coding sequence ATGGACAATGAGTATAACCCGATCAGGATCTTCTCTGGCAATGCAAACAAACCGTTGGCCGAGAAGGTCGCGTCCTATCTTGGTATTCCTCTCGGTCAGGCTGAGGTCGGCCGTTTTCCTGACGGAGAGATCAAGTTGCGTATCAGCGAGAACGTGCGGGGGTTGAACGTCTACGTCATCCAGCCCACCAATACACCGGCAGAGAACCTGTTCGAACTACTGATCCTGCTTGACGCTCTGAAACGCGCTTCAGCCGCCAGCATAACAGCGATCATCCCGTTTTTCGGCTATGCGCGCCAGGATCGGAAAGTTCGCTCCCGAGAACCCATCAGTGCCAAACTGGTCGCGAACCTCGTGACAGTGGCGGGCGCAGACCGTGTGGTCGCAATCGATCTCCATGCTGCTCAGATTCAGGGCTTCTTCGACATCCCTGCGGACAACCTGACGGCCATGGTCCAGTTTGCGCAGTATATCAGCCGCAAGGAGCTAGAGGACCTTGTTGTCCTGTCTCCTGATGTGGGAGGCGTGGCGAGGGCCAGTACGTTTGCACAGACCATTCATGCTTCACAGGCTCTGTTTGTGAAGAAGCGTCTTTCGCCGGACACGGTCGAATTTCAGTCACTCATCGGTGATGTACGAGGCAAGAACGTTATTATTGCCGACGATGCAATCCATACGGGCAATACGATGTTGAACGCCTGCAACCGTGCCCTGACCGAGGGCGCCAAGAGCGTCATTGCCTGCGCGACTCATGCCGTCTTTGCGGGGGACTCCCTTGGACTGTTTGCCCGGTCGAACTTCAGCGAAGTGATTGTGACAGATACGATGTTCGTCCCCGGACGCGAATTTCCCTCGATGTTTACGGTGTTGTCGGTGTCGGAGCTCATCGCCAAGGCCGTCTACAGCATCCACAACCACTCATCGGTCTCCGCCCTGTTTCAGCTGTGA
- the glmU gene encoding UDP-N-acetylglucosamine diphosphorylase/glucosamine-1-phosphate N-acetyltransferase, producing the protein MSTPAVQALILAGGLGTRMKSAVPKVLHDVLGHPMLWYVVDALKDIDVQPIVVTPAANEAFCAAFGNRLTYAVQPEQHGSGHAVQCGMDHVSAEYVLVCNGDDPFPSAEDYREFLDESLAEQADAAVLAAYLDDAGQLGRVVRTVDGAFAGIVEARDARPEQLDIHEINTGIYLFRSAELRRWLAQMKPNNAQGEYYVTDCLSMAVQDGSHVHCPVARGAWEMSGVNDRAELALATGLLQRRKLDHLYREGVTVDMPGTVRVDWDVVVGRDTEIRQGSCLKGATRVGNSSIIGPNTILIDAQVGDETTVLASFVQGSTIGSNCAVGPFSYIRPGTLMAERSKVGAFCELKASSLGAGSKVPHLSYIGDAAIAENVNVGAGTITCNYDGFTHAKHRTVIEKDVFIGANNNLVAPVTIHEGAYTATGSTITHDVPPEALAIARAVQVDKEGWVRRKKHGQ; encoded by the coding sequence ATGTCCACTCCTGCTGTCCAGGCCCTGATCCTAGCCGGAGGACTCGGCACCCGCATGAAGAGTGCGGTGCCCAAGGTTCTCCATGATGTCCTGGGCCATCCCATGTTGTGGTACGTTGTTGATGCACTGAAGGACATCGATGTCCAGCCGATCGTCGTCACACCGGCAGCCAATGAGGCGTTTTGCGCGGCATTCGGCAACCGCCTGACCTACGCGGTTCAGCCTGAACAGCATGGCAGCGGTCACGCCGTCCAGTGCGGCATGGACCACGTTTCTGCGGAGTACGTCCTCGTATGCAACGGGGATGATCCCTTTCCGTCCGCAGAGGACTACCGCGAGTTCCTTGACGAGAGTCTTGCTGAACAGGCCGATGCAGCAGTCCTTGCGGCGTATCTTGATGACGCCGGCCAACTGGGACGCGTCGTGCGGACCGTGGACGGAGCGTTCGCCGGCATTGTCGAGGCACGAGACGCGCGGCCGGAACAACTTGACATTCACGAGATCAACACCGGCATCTACCTGTTCCGTTCGGCGGAGCTTCGCAGGTGGCTGGCACAGATGAAGCCGAACAATGCTCAGGGTGAGTACTATGTCACGGATTGTCTCTCAATGGCTGTGCAGGATGGCAGTCATGTGCATTGTCCTGTGGCTCGCGGCGCATGGGAGATGTCTGGGGTGAACGACCGGGCAGAGCTCGCGCTGGCCACTGGTCTGCTTCAGCGGCGGAAGCTGGACCATCTGTACCGGGAGGGCGTTACCGTCGACATGCCGGGAACAGTCCGCGTCGATTGGGATGTCGTTGTCGGACGCGATACAGAGATCCGGCAAGGTTCCTGTCTGAAGGGAGCCACCAGGGTAGGCAACTCCAGTATCATCGGGCCCAACACGATTCTCATCGACGCGCAGGTGGGCGATGAGACAACAGTCCTGGCCTCGTTCGTGCAGGGCTCCACGATAGGAAGCAACTGTGCAGTCGGTCCCTTCTCCTACATCCGGCCGGGGACGCTGATGGCCGAACGATCAAAGGTCGGCGCTTTCTGCGAACTCAAGGCCTCATCTTTGGGAGCAGGAAGCAAGGTTCCACATCTTTCGTATATCGGCGACGCTGCCATTGCCGAGAACGTCAATGTCGGAGCGGGAACGATCACCTGCAACTACGATGGATTCACGCATGCCAAACACCGCACGGTCATCGAGAAAGACGTCTTCATCGGCGCCAACAACAATCTGGTCGCTCCAGTGACGATTCATGAGGGAGCGTACACTGCGACCGGGTCGACGATCACCCATGATGTGCCCCCGGAAGCTCTTGCCATCGCACGAGCGGTTCAAGTCGACAAAGAGGGATGGGTCAGGAGGAAAAAACATGGACAATGA